A DNA window from Streptomyces asoensis contains the following coding sequences:
- a CDS encoding PIG-L deacetylase family protein, whose translation MTEPTNPQLQPMPEDWQRALAVVAHPDDLEYGCSAAVAAWTDAGREVAYVLATRGEAGIDTVAPDECGPLREREQRASAAVVGVPVVEFLDHRDGVVEYGPALRRDIAAAIRRHRPELVITLNHRDTWGGVAWNTPDHVAVGRATLDAAGDAGNRWIFPELSAQGLQPWNGVRWVAVAGSATPTHAVDASAGLERAVGSLLEHRAYIEALTDEEPEAYVRNFLTGVAKSVGERFGGRPAVAFELFSR comes from the coding sequence ATGACCGAGCCGACGAACCCCCAGCTCCAGCCCATGCCCGAGGACTGGCAGCGCGCCCTGGCCGTGGTGGCGCACCCGGACGACCTCGAGTACGGATGCTCCGCGGCGGTGGCCGCCTGGACCGACGCGGGCCGCGAGGTCGCCTATGTGCTCGCGACCCGCGGCGAGGCGGGCATCGACACCGTCGCGCCCGACGAGTGCGGGCCGCTGCGCGAGCGGGAGCAGCGGGCCAGTGCCGCCGTGGTGGGTGTCCCGGTGGTCGAGTTCCTCGACCACCGGGACGGTGTCGTCGAGTACGGTCCCGCCCTGCGCCGCGACATCGCCGCCGCGATCCGCAGGCACCGCCCCGAACTCGTGATCACCCTGAACCACCGGGACACCTGGGGCGGGGTCGCCTGGAACACCCCCGACCACGTGGCGGTCGGCCGCGCCACCCTCGACGCGGCCGGGGACGCCGGCAACCGCTGGATCTTCCCGGAACTCTCGGCGCAGGGCCTCCAGCCCTGGAACGGCGTGCGCTGGGTCGCCGTGGCCGGCTCCGCGACGCCCACCCACGCCGTGGACGCCTCGGCGGGCCTGGAGCGGGCGGTGGGGTCGCTGCTCGAACACCGCGCCTACATCGAGGCGCTGACCGACGAGGAGCCGGAGGCGTACGTGCGCAACTTCCTGACCGGGGTGGCGAAGTCGGTCGGCGAGCGGTTCGGCGGCCGGCCTGCCGTGGCGTTCGAGCTGTTCAGCCGCTAG